Below is a window of Streptomyces genisteinicus DNA.
CGGGAGGCGACCTCGCACTGGCTGGCCCTCGACGTCCTCGCCTCGCTCGGCGCGCGCCCCACCGGCCGCCGGGTGGTCACGGACGGGAAGTACGTCACCGCGGCCGGGGTCTCCTCCGGCATCGACATGGGACTGACGCTGGTCGGCAGGATCGCCGGCGACGACCACGCCCGCGCCGTGCAGCTCCTGACCGAGTACGACCCCCAGCCGCCCTACGACGCGGGAGCGCCCGGGAAGGCGCCCGCCCACCTGGTCGAGGAGTTCCGCACCCGCAGCCGCTTCATCCTGACGTAGCCGGCCCGCCGGGGTCCGGGGCGTCCTGCGGGCCCTGCCGGCCCGGACGGCCGCGCCGAGCGGCCCGCGCTCTCCCGCCGGCCCCGCGCAGCCGCCCAAGGGCCGTCACACGGGCCCGCACCGGGTGCGGCACCCGTGCCGGCCGTGCCGTCAGGCCGGTCCGCCGCTCCCCGGCCCCGGGGTCCAGCGGAAGCGGGGCTCGCGGCGTTCCAGGAACGCCGCGACGCCCTCGGCGGTCTCGCCGCCGGCGTACGCCTCCGCCCGCCAGTACGCCTCCCGGTCGTCGCGTCCGGCGAGGAACTCCTTGGCGGCGCACTGCGTCAGCTGCGAGCGCGAAGCGAGGATCCGCGTGAACTCCGCCGCTCTGCGGCCCAGTTCGTCCGGCGGCAGCACCTCGTCCACCAGGCCGGTGCGCAGTGCCCGTTCCGCGTCGATCAACTCGCCCGAGAAGAGCAGGTACTTGGCGGTCGACGGCCCCACCAGCGAGGCGAGCCTTCGGGTGGACACGGCCGGGTAGACGATGCCGAGCTTCGACGGGGTCACGCCAAAGCGCGCGTCGTCCGCGGCGAAGCGCAGATCGCAGGCGGCGGCCAGCTGTGCGCCGCCGCCGACGCAGAAGCCCCGTACCACCGCGAGCGTCGGCTTCGGGAACGCGGCGAGCTCCGCCTCGGCGTCGAGCGCGAGGGCCGCGGGGTCCTCCTCGGGTCCGCGCAGCGAGCCGATGTCCGCCCCCGCGCAGAACGTGCCGCCGTCACCGGTCAGGACCAGGCAGTGCACCGCGGGGTCGGCGGCGAGGGCCGGGAGGATCTCCGGGAGGGCGCGCCACATCCCGGCGGTCATCGCGTTGCGCTTGGCCGGGTTGCTGATGACGACGGTGGCGACCCCGTCCGCGACGGTGTGCGCGAGGTGCGGCTGCGGGGACTCGGGCGGCTCCATGCGGCGGATGCTATCCGGGGTGCCCCGGCGCCGGTCGCGGCGGGTGCTCGGGAGGTCGGCGGGCCCCTGCGGCACGTCCCGGATGCCGGAAAAAGTGCTGAAACGATCGGCCTGGCGAAGTGAGCATAAACAGGTGTCGAACAGTCACGGAACCAACGCACTCGTGCGTAATGCATCGAATGTCGCGCAAAGATGGTCGGTTCCGATCAGCTCCACAGGCCGAACCGGCGGACTCCCAACACTGATGACCCAGGGTCAGTCGGAATGAACCGAGGGTGAGACTATGGAGAGCCGCGGGAGCGTGCCGGCCGGGCCGCTGTCGTACGAGGGAGTCTGGAGATTCACCGCCCCGGCGGTCGACGTGTCCGTACCGCAGGCCAGGCGTGCGGTACGCGACCTCCTCGACCGCCAGGGCGTACCGGTCTCCGACGACACCGTCCAGGGACTGATGCTGATCGTCTCGGAACTCGTCACCAACGCCGTACGGCACGCCGCACTGCTGTCGCCCGAGGTCGCGGTCGAGGTGGCGATCGGGGAGCGCTGGGTCCGGGTGTCGGTCGAGGACAACCACCCCTACCGCCCCAAGGCGCTGGAGACCGACTCGGCACAGACCGGCGGCCGCGGCCTGCTGCTCGTGCGGGAGGTCACGCGCGAGGCGGGCGGGGTGTGCGACGTCGAACAGACCGCGAGCGGCGGCAAGGTCATCTGGGCCGAGCTGCCCCTCGCCCCCGCTCTGCGGCCCGAGGCGGTCCTGTACACGGACCCGACTCCCATCTGAGCGGCGCTCGCCGCACCCCGCCACGCCCCTCGGGGCCCGTGCCCGCACCGCCATGCCCGCACCGCCGTGCCCGCGTCGGCCGATCGCGGCGCCTCACACGCCGCCCGCCCGTGCGCCCCGGCGCGCGCCCGCACGCCGGCACCGCCCCCCCCGCACACGCCCCCGCCCCCGCACACGCCCAAGCCCCCGCACACGCCTGCGGCCCCGCGCAAGGCGCGAGGCCGCGGTCACCGCAGCAGGGCTCACCAGCCGCCGGAGGCGCCGGTCAGTTCCCTGACCGCCGGACGGGCGGCGTCCAGCACCGTCATGAACCACGCCGAGAACGGCGCCCGGCCGTGCAGGTCCGTCAGCTCGTCCGGTGTCACGAACACCGTCTCGCCGACCTCCTCCGGATCGGGCCGCAGGGCCGCCTGCGCCATCCCCACGAACAGGTGGTTGAACTCCTGCTCCACCAGACCCGACGCCGGGTCCGGGTGGTTGTAGCGCACCGTCCCCGCCTCGGCGAGCAGCGAGGGAGAGATGCCCAGCTCCTCGAAGGTGCGGCGGGCCGCGGCCGTGAACGGCGCCTCACCCGGGTACGGGTGGCCGCAGCAGGTGTTCGACCAGACGCCGGGGGAGTGGTACTTGCCCAGCGCGCGGCGCTGGAGCAGCAGCCGTCCCTGCTCGTCGAAGAGGAACACGGAGAACGCCCGGTGCAGTTGTCCCGGCGCCTGGTGGGCGGCGAGCTTCTCCGCGGTGCCGATCGTGTTGCCCTGCTCGTCGACGAGTTCGAGCAGAATCGCTGGTGCGGTGCCGTTCGGCGAACTGTTCGCCTCGGCGGCTGATGTGATCGGCATAACCATCCTTCGCTTCGGTCCTCGGCCCGGGGGAGCCCGGCCCAGTCTGCCGCAAAGACGGGCCTTCTCCGCACTTCGGCTGCCGGGCATGTCCGCCCGGCCAGGCCCGCGCGACACGGCGGGCGGGCCGCCCGGGAGCGTCCGGAGCGGCCTCAGACGCCGAAAGCCGCCGGATACCGGATCGTTCCTGCCCCGGGGGCGCCCGAGCCGTCCAGCACGAGCGCCATCATCGCGTCGTCCGGCACGTCGAAGGTCGGCTTGATTCCGTATGCGGAGGCGCGTTCGAAGCTGAACTCCGGGTAGTACTCGGGGTGGCCGAGCACCACCACGAGCGCTTCGCCGCGCGCCCGCGCCGCGTCCAGCACCGCCCGGACGACGGCCCGTCCCGCACCCGTCCGCTGGAAGCGGGGCGCCGTCGCGACCGGCGCCAGGGCGAGTGCGGGGGCGTCCCCGACTTGGCACCTGGTCAGCAGCGCGTGCGCGGCCACGGTGCCGTCCGCGGCCTCGGCCACGTACGACAGTCCGGGCAGCCAGGCCGCGGGGTCCCGTCGCAGCGCGTCCACCAGCAGGGCCTCGTCCGGGGTGGGGAAGGCCGCGGTGACCACCTCGCGGACGGCGTCGGTGTCCGCCTCCGTCTCGGGGCGGGTGCGCCAGCGGGGGTCGGCCGGGGCGCAGACGTAGCCGGTGTACCCGTACTCGGCGCCGTGCGCCTGCCGCACGGCGATCTCGGCCCGTGCGGCCGCGACCGCCTCCGCCATGCCGGGCAGTGCGGTGTCCGCCGCGTCGGCGCGTGCGGCGAGCGGACCGTAGTACTCCTCCCAGTCGCCCTCCGGCAGCCGGTGCACCAGCCGCACGGTCCAGCCGGCGGCGGAGACGGCGGCGCAGTTGCGCGCCGTGGTGCGCAGCGCCGCCGGCTCCCAGAACTCCCGGGCGGCGTCCGACGGGGCACCGGTGGTCCACTCGCACTCCGTCACCACCAGCGAGCCGCCCGGCGCGAGCAGCCGCCGCCACGAGGCGAGCGCGGTGTCGAGACCGATGAGGTACGCGGAGCCCTCCGCCCAGACGAGGTCGAACGACCCGTCCGGGAAGGGGAGCTCCGCCATGTCCGCGCGGACGGTGCGCACCGCGTCGCCGAGCCCGCGGGCGTCGGCGGCCCGGCGCAGTTCGTCCAGGAACGGCTGGTGCAGATCGACCGCCGTGACCCGCGCTCCCTCCTCGGCCGCGAGCAGCAGGGCGGAGCGGCCGGGGCCGCAGCCCAGGTCGAGCACCCGGGGGCGCGCGGGCAGGGGTCCGGCGGCGGCCAGCAGCCGGCGGGTGGTGGCGTCCGAGCCGGGGCCCTGCCGCGGCAGACCGCGGTGCAGGGCGAAGAAGGCGTCGTGCGGTGTGCTGTCGGACAACGGGGAACCTTCGCGTCGGGGGCGGGCCCGCCGACGGGACGACCGCGTGGAGCGGGCGCCCATGGGCGGATGCCGGCGGCGGGCCCGGGGAGCGGGCGAGCGGGCGGACCGCCGCACAGGGCGGCGGCCACCGTGACAGTCTGCCCTCCCGGCTGCTCCCGGGGCCGCCGGGGAGCCGGCGCCCCTCCGCGGGGCCCGGCCCTCCCCGGCGGCTTCGCGGCCGCGCACGGCGCAGGCGCCCCGCCGCACCACGCCTCGGTTCAGTGGCAGAGCTTCGCCTCGTGCTCCGCGTGTCCGGCCGGCTCCAGCTGGAACGTGCAGTGCTCCACGTCGAAGTGCCCGCCGATGCATCCCTGGAGTTCGTGCAGCAGCTTCTCGTGCCCGACCCCGTCCAGGACGTCCTGGCTCACCACCACATGGGCGGAGAGCACGGGCATGCCCGAGGTGATGGTCCAGGCGTGCAGGTCGTGCACGTCCTCGACGCCGGGCAGGGCCAGTATGTGCTCGCGCACCTCGGCCATGTCGACGCCCTTGGGCGCGGCCTCCAGCAGCACGTCCAGGGTCTCCCGCAGCAGCCGCACGGTGCGCGGCACGATCATCAGGCCGATGAGCAGGGAGGCGATCGGGTCCGCGTACTGCCAGCCCGTGGCCATGATGACGGCCGCCGACACGAGCACCGTCACCGAGCCCAGCGCGTCCGCCAGCACCTCCAGATAGGCGCCCCGGACGTTGAGGCTCTCCTTCTGCCCGCGCACCAGCAGGGAGAGGGAGACCATGTTGGCGACCAGGCCGACGAGCGCGAAGGCGACGGTCAGGCCGCTGCGGGTCTCGGGCGGTGTGATGAACCGCTCCACCGCCTCGAAGAGCAGGAAGCCGCCCACGCCGAGCAGCAGCAGGCAGTTGGCGAGCGCCGCCAGGATCTCGGCCCGCGCGTACCCGAAGGTCCGGTTGAGCCCGGCGGGCCGCCCCGCCATGTGGATCGCGAGCAGGGCCATGCCCAGACCCACGGCGTCGGTCGCCATGTGGGCCGCGTCGGCGATCAGGGCCAGCGAGCCGGAGACCACACCGCCGACGATCTCGACCACCATCACACCGAGGGTGATGGCGAGCGCGATCCGCAGGCGGCCCCGGTGGGCGGCGGCCGCGGTGCCGGTCGGAGGCGGACCGCCGTGCATGTGCCCGTGATCGTGCCCTGCCCCCATGGAACGCCTCCCGCGGTCGGTCGCGCACGGGAGCTCTCCCGTGCCTGTCGACGCCCCAGTCAACTACGGGTGGGGGGTATGGTCAACACGGCATTGAACACCGTTGTCATGTGCTCTGACCTGCGGAAACGCTCGCAGGTCGGAGAGGGTGCGGACGCTCGGGCGGCCCCGGCCGGCCGCGCGCGCCGGGCCTCGGCGCAGGTGCCGCGGACCCCAGGTTTGGAGCCCGGGGTGATCATCGACAATGATGAGCCTCCGGGTCTCGGCGGCATGAACGGCCGATGAATTCCCGCGCTTCTCCATCCGATAGCCTCTGCCGACGCGCCGCCGCCCCGGGGTCCGGGACCGGCCGCCGCGTCCGCCGGCACCGTCAGTCTCAAGGAGTGGGTTCGTCTGTCGACCGCCATCCTCACCGGCCCGCCGGTCCCCGGATCGTCGCTCGAAGGCGATCTGCGGTCGCTCGGTTTCGAGGTACGGACCGCCGACGGCCCCGCCGAAGCGGCCCGGCTGCTCGCCGAGGCTCCCGCCGCGGCCCGGGTCGCCCTCGTCGACCCCCGCTTCGTCGGCCACGTCCACGCCCTGCGCCTGGCGCTCACCGACCCCCGCTTCCCCGCCGCCGCCGTGCCCGGCGCCCTGACCGCCCAGCCCGCGGCCCGCGCCGCGCTCACCGGCGCGGTCCGCGGCGTCACGGCCCAGGTGCCGGCCGGTGCCCCGTCCGCCGGCGGAGCCCTCGCCGACGAGGCCGCCGCCGCGCTCGAGGCCGGCGGCACCGCCGTGCACCGCCCCGAGCTCGGCTCGCTGGTCGCCGAGGTGCCCGCCGAGGCACAGGAGCGGCACGCGGCCCGCGCCCGGGTCGAGGCCGTCGACGACGAGGCGGTCCGGCTGCGCTCCGCGGTGAAGGCCCGGGACGGTTTCTTCACCACCTTCTGCATCAGCCCCTACTCGCGCTACCTGGCCCGCTGGTGCGCCCGCCGGGGCCTGACCCCGAACCAGGTCACCACCGCCTCGCTGATCACCGCGCTGATCGCGGCCGGCTGCGCCGCCACCGGCACGCGCACCGGCTACGTCGCCGCCGGTGTGCTGCTCCTGTTCTCCTTCGTCCTGGACTGCACCGACGGTCAGCTCGCCCGTTACTCCCTCCAGTACTCGACGATGGGCGCCTGGCTGGACGCCACCTTCGACCGGGCCAAGGAGTACGCCTACTACGCGGGCCTCGCCCTCGGCGCCGCCCGCGGCGGCGACGACGTCTGGGCGCTCGCGCTCGGCGCGATGGTCCTCCAGACGTGCCGGCACGTCGTCGACTTCTCGTTCAACGAGGCCAACCACGACGCCACGGCCAACACCAGCCCCACCGCAGCCCTCTCCGACCGGCTCGACAGCGTGGGCTGGACGGTGTGGGCCCGCCGCATGATCGTGCTCCCCATCGGCGAGCGCTGGGCCATGATCGCCGTGCTCACCGCGGTGACCACGCCCCGCGTCGTCTTCTACGCGCTGCTCGCCGGCTGCGCCTTCGCCGCCTGCTACACGACCGCGGGCCGGGTGCTGCGCTCCCTGACCCGCCGGGCCCGCAGGACCGAGCGCGCCACCGCGGCGCTCGCCGACCTCACCGACACCGGACCCCTGGCGGGCGCCGTGGCACGTGCCGCGTCCGCCGCCGCCCGCCGCCTGCCGGGCGTCGTCCCGCTCGCCGCGGCCGTCGCCGGCGCCGCCGCCCTGGTCCTCTGCGCGGCCCTGGCCGGCTACGGCTCCGGCTGGACCCTCGCCGCGGCCGCCGTGTACTGCCTCACCTCCGGCATCGCCGTCGCCAGGCCGCTGGGCGGCCCGCTGGACTGGCTGGTGCCGCCCGTGTTCCGCGCCGCCGAATACGGCACGGTCCTGATCCTGGCCGCCGAGGCGCAGGTGAACGGGGCCCTGCCCGCGGCTTTCGGCCTGGTGGCGGCCGTCGCCTACCATCACTACGACACCGTGTACCGCATCCGCGGAGGCGCGGGCGCGCCCCCGCACTGGCTGGTGCGGGTGATCGGCGGGCACGAGGGGCGGGCCCTGGCAGTGGCACTGCTGGCCTTCCTGCTGGACGGCGAGGACTTCGCCGTCGCCCTCACGGCCCTCGCCGTGGCCGTCGCCCTCGTGGTGCTGACCGAGAGCATCCGCTACTGGACGGCAGCCGCCCGCGGCGGTGCACCCGCCGTACACGACGAAGGAGAAACCGCATGATCGGCCTCGTACTGGCAGCCGGTGCCGGACGGCGTCTTCGCCCCTACACCGACACGCTCCCGAAGGCCCTCGTGCCCGTGGACGGCGAGACGACGGTCCTCGACCTCACGCTCGGCAACTTCGCCGAGATCGGCCTCACCGAGGCCGCGATCGTCGTCGGCTACCGCAAGGAGGCCGTCTACGAGCGCAAGGCGGCGCTGGAGGCGAAGTACGGCCTGAAGCTCACCCTCGTCGACAACGACAAGGCCGAGGAGTGGAACAACGCCTACTCCCTGTGGTGCGCCCGTGATGTGCTCGCCGAGGGCGTGATCCTCGCCAACGGCGACACCGTGCACCCCGTCTCCGTCGAGCG
It encodes the following:
- a CDS encoding enoyl-CoA hydratase/isomerase family protein — its product is MEPPESPQPHLAHTVADGVATVVISNPAKRNAMTAGMWRALPEILPALAADPAVHCLVLTGDGGTFCAGADIGSLRGPEEDPAALALDAEAELAAFPKPTLAVVRGFCVGGGAQLAAACDLRFAADDARFGVTPSKLGIVYPAVSTRRLASLVGPSTAKYLLFSGELIDAERALRTGLVDEVLPPDELGRRAAEFTRILASRSQLTQCAAKEFLAGRDDREAYWRAEAYAGGETAEGVAAFLERREPRFRWTPGPGSGGPA
- a CDS encoding ATP-binding protein, translating into MESRGSVPAGPLSYEGVWRFTAPAVDVSVPQARRAVRDLLDRQGVPVSDDTVQGLMLIVSELVTNAVRHAALLSPEVAVEVAIGERWVRVSVEDNHPYRPKALETDSAQTGGRGLLLVREVTREAGGVCDVEQTASGGKVIWAELPLAPALRPEAVLYTDPTPI
- the idi gene encoding isopentenyl-diphosphate Delta-isomerase; translation: MPITSAAEANSSPNGTAPAILLELVDEQGNTIGTAEKLAAHQAPGQLHRAFSVFLFDEQGRLLLQRRALGKYHSPGVWSNTCCGHPYPGEAPFTAAARRTFEELGISPSLLAEAGTVRYNHPDPASGLVEQEFNHLFVGMAQAALRPDPEEVGETVFVTPDELTDLHGRAPFSAWFMTVLDAARPAVRELTGASGGW
- a CDS encoding bifunctional class I SAM-dependent methyltransferase/N-acetyltransferase, whose amino-acid sequence is MSDSTPHDAFFALHRGLPRQGPGSDATTRRLLAAAGPLPARPRVLDLGCGPGRSALLLAAEEGARVTAVDLHQPFLDELRRAADARGLGDAVRTVRADMAELPFPDGSFDLVWAEGSAYLIGLDTALASWRRLLAPGGSLVVTECEWTTGAPSDAAREFWEPAALRTTARNCAAVSAAGWTVRLVHRLPEGDWEEYYGPLAARADAADTALPGMAEAVAAARAEIAVRQAHGAEYGYTGYVCAPADPRWRTRPETEADTDAVREVVTAAFPTPDEALLVDALRRDPAAWLPGLSYVAEAADGTVAAHALLTRCQVGDAPALALAPVATAPRFQRTGAGRAVVRAVLDAARARGEALVVVLGHPEYYPEFSFERASAYGIKPTFDVPDDAMMALVLDGSGAPGAGTIRYPAAFGV
- a CDS encoding cation diffusion facilitator family transporter, with protein sequence MGAGHDHGHMHGGPPPTGTAAAAHRGRLRIALAITLGVMVVEIVGGVVSGSLALIADAAHMATDAVGLGMALLAIHMAGRPAGLNRTFGYARAEILAALANCLLLLGVGGFLLFEAVERFITPPETRSGLTVAFALVGLVANMVSLSLLVRGQKESLNVRGAYLEVLADALGSVTVLVSAAVIMATGWQYADPIASLLIGLMIVPRTVRLLRETLDVLLEAAPKGVDMAEVREHILALPGVEDVHDLHAWTITSGMPVLSAHVVVSQDVLDGVGHEKLLHELQGCIGGHFDVEHCTFQLEPAGHAEHEAKLCH
- a CDS encoding DUF5941 domain-containing protein; translated protein: MSTAILTGPPVPGSSLEGDLRSLGFEVRTADGPAEAARLLAEAPAAARVALVDPRFVGHVHALRLALTDPRFPAAAVPGALTAQPAARAALTGAVRGVTAQVPAGAPSAGGALADEAAAALEAGGTAVHRPELGSLVAEVPAEAQERHAARARVEAVDDEAVRLRSAVKARDGFFTTFCISPYSRYLARWCARRGLTPNQVTTASLITALIAAGCAATGTRTGYVAAGVLLLFSFVLDCTDGQLARYSLQYSTMGAWLDATFDRAKEYAYYAGLALGAARGGDDVWALALGAMVLQTCRHVVDFSFNEANHDATANTSPTAALSDRLDSVGWTVWARRMIVLPIGERWAMIAVLTAVTTPRVVFYALLAGCAFAACYTTAGRVLRSLTRRARRTERATAALADLTDTGPLAGAVARAASAAARRLPGVVPLAAAVAGAAALVLCAALAGYGSGWTLAAAAVYCLTSGIAVARPLGGPLDWLVPPVFRAAEYGTVLILAAEAQVNGALPAAFGLVAAVAYHHYDTVYRIRGGAGAPPHWLVRVIGGHEGRALAVALLAFLLDGEDFAVALTALAVAVALVVLTESIRYWTAAARGGAPAVHDEGETA